TCCTGGAGAGTATACGCACAAGCCCTTCTAGAAAGTTTCTCTCAAACCTCATCCCTTTGATCTCCCCTTGGCGGATTCCGACAACTTTCGAGATGATTTTCTCAAACGCACCGATGCTTAGCATCTCCCGAGTCAGAGCCAAGTCTCTCTCCGGAAGCTCAGCTAATAGTCCAGCTGCTGCAGCCTGCTCTTCGGAGATCGGTATCTTCTCAGAAATGATGGCAACGAGGCTATCAAGCTGTCCAGCAGTGCCGCGTAACGCGTCGGCTAGCTCCTCGCTCATGAACGGTGAAAGGTTATGGAGAAGCTTCACGGAAGCCAAACGCAGATCCTCGTTCTCTTTGACCTCAACGAACTGGACCAAACTGATGATGGCTCCTGAGGTTTTAATCGCCGAGACCACGTGGATGACTGTTTTCTGACAGGTTGTGAGTCCGACGAGAACCTCCAAGAGCTTGCACTGGATGGATGGACCAGTGTTGCTGATCAAGTATAAAAGATTCTCAACTCTGTTGTCTGAAACGAGAGTGGCTTTGTCAAAGTCGTATCCGATGTTGACTATGTTGGCGAGGATAGTGGCTGAGACTTCTTTCAAGCGGATGGGGAGGTTGTTTGGTCCTACGTAGAAGAGATCTTTGATGAGTGGAGGGAGAATGCCTATGCCGATCAAAAGTTTGGCACTCCCTTCGTAAGATGAGATGTTGTTGAGAGCTCTCAAAGCAGCTTCTCGTTGGGTCATGTCGCCACTTCTCATTAGATCGACTAGAGAAGAACCAACTGTCTGAGCGATATAAACCTTTGTGTCATTGTTTAAGGAAAGCTCCCCGAGAAAGGTGGTCATGGAGTGTTTTGTTTCGGGTGAACCTGCACAAAGCGGAGGTGGTGATGTTGTTAGATCAAAACCAAGCAAAGGGAAGCAGTTCTGTCAGCTAATAGATAAACACAGTAGAGACTAGGCTGGGATtttgaaccaaaccgaaccgtcGAACGGAACCAAAATTTTCGATTAGTTCGGTTAGGGGTTCGGTAGGTTTCTTATAaaagtttggtttttggtttggttcggcaATCGACTACTTGGTTTtctttaggaaaaaaaaactaaaaaaaattataaccaaacCATACCAAATACTCAAACCCAactaaccgaactaaccaaatttcaaaactatacTAACCAAacttatccaaaattttaacaaaattaaaccaaaatatgaccgaaataaaaaactttagtacgattttcaaaaaccaaactaaccgaaCCGAATTTTAATTCAATAAGATTTATGatagaaccgaactaaccaaattacCCAAACTACCCAAATCCGCAGGCCCAATAGAGACCGATTAATCACCTTCGAGGATTTTTCCTAGAAGAGGCTGGAGTCTACCATAAGAAGCCATCTGTCTAACAACTTCCTCAGACCTCTCCATGTTCTCCAACGTTCTCTCAGCTTTGTCAACAATAGAGACGTTCACCGAGTTGCTGCTTGTCAAACCAACCAATAAGATAAGCGCTCCATTAACCGAACCAATCTTCTCGCACAAAGCCTCAGACTTGGAGAGCTCGAACAGCAACGAAACCGCTGCCTCTTTCCCCTTTGACGGCTCGTGCGACAAGAACTTAACCAGCGTACGCACAGTGTCCCCTTCAGCAAGTATCCCCTTGCTCTCCTCATCTCCTTCAACAACAACTTGAAGCGTCTGCAAAGCCTTGTACCTCACTTTATGGCTGTTACTTTTCAACACGTCGATGATCATACGCACAAGCTGAGAGTTACGCACGCCTTGCCTGTTCGAACGTATGCTCCTGCAGATCTGCCTCACGTTCATCAAAGCCTGCAAAACATCACTCTCGTCGTTCCCTAGAAACAGCGCCTGACGAGCGACGTCTAGCTTCGCGGCGTCGTTCCTCCATCTCCACTCTTCTATAGTGTTACGCAGAGCTATGCTGGGGCTCACGTCGGCGCTACTCAGCTCCTGGGAAGTTATAGGACAAGAGGGAGGCTTATTACCGTCGCGACATTTCTTGAACCATTTCTCGATGGCTTCACGCTCGAATGTTCGTCCGTTCTCTAACGTGACGGGGTCGTGCATGACTTCTTTTGTCAAGGGGCAGATGAATGCTTCGTAGATGTGGTCTACGCCTCGCTCGAAATGAGAGCTGTCGTCTGACTCGCTTCCATCCATCTTACTCCTAACCACTCACTGCAAAGGCATAATGAATTAATGATTATTGAAACAGAACCGTTGCTCAAggccatatatataaaaatatgtcaaTATATAAAGCGTCTAGTTACCGCCTAATGAAACATGGTCTCAAGCAGAGAGGATCATAAAAGGCAGCTAGaatcaagacatggagttaTTAAATGCAAGAGTTTGTTAAGAAGCAGACAACATAAAAGGGGACAATATATACCAGATTCAACTAAGTTAATTCATacagttttgttttttctttcacaCCAAAGGAAACAAAACCATAACATTAAAGTACGAAAAGTATATGAATCGAATCTTTCTAAAACCATTCCGATAAACGCTAAAGATTACTAAATTTAGAAACTATTCATGGAgaccgacaaaaaaaaaagagcaaacaTTTCAGGAGAATCATTACAAAACACCACAAGAGAATGAAACATACCCAAGTAATTCAAATCGCAGTAGCGTATCAGAGATTCAGAGAAGAGACAAAGCAAGAAAATAAATGACAGCTTCTTTAATAATCTCTTTTAGCAAAAGACGCGAGAGAGAGTGTGACTTCTACGTCGTCCATGGATCCAAACTGCAAGTAGAGTCGAGCTTGGATTCAACGGGAAGTCCTTTGTCGAGAGAGACAGACAAAGATAAGGGAATGAACAGACAAGGGGGACAAGAGATGGGTTTGAAgggaaaatgaaataaaaaaaaatcgagactttgatattaaataaaagttggaAAAATATGAAAGCACGAGACGCTGACTTAAATCGAAAAgtcatgagagagagagagagacgtggAGCCATCAAACGCCAACTTGACGAACGGTCGGCCGTGTACACACTTACCTGACCCAGACGCGTTACCAAATTAATGGGCTTTATAAGACGCATTAATGGGCTTGAAAAAGACTAATTGATGGGCTTGGTCTTGGGCTTGGTATCAGCAAAAGATGAATTAAAATAGCCTCGAGGGTcgttctcttctctctctctctctctctctctctggatcGATTGGATCATCATCATTCGTGTTTGTTGGAAGCTAAATCGAGATGGCGGGAGCTGAAGAGATTGAGATTTGCGAAGGAGGAGAGGAATCCATTGAAGCAGAAGCTAAAACTGAGCGAGGAGATGAGAAGGTGTTGTTGCAGTTCTTGGATTCGTTGGATGGGTATCTAACGCTTATGGATTCTCTCAACTCAAAGCTTCGAGAGGTAAAATGGTAGtgtctttttttcatttctgaTCTTTAAAAACTCGAACTTTGGCATAGATCATGTTGAATAATGTGTGTTCTGTTTGAAGGGATGGTTTGATCTAGCTAGTGCTCGACACTCTATGGGAACTTTACGTATCAACACCACTCTCTTGGACCTCAAGGATCATTCCGCTTCTTCCACATTGCAAGTCACAGACCAAGAGGGTATGTTTGGTTTCATAAACTCATAAAAGtcttagcattttttttttttgtgggaaGCCAAATAGTTATTATATGCGGGGACTCTTGTAGTTGAATCTTTGGGATCGGTACATTGTTTTGCTTTGTCCAAGTGGGCTTCTAAGGGAGGTAGTGGGAAAGGCAAAGACTTCTCTACTGTTGCAGACTCGGAGATGGGCTCTCCTCGTAGCCCACAGCTACGGCATCGAGGCGTTTCtggtaaaattaaataaagacGTGGCCTTTGTGTGTCTGTGTCTTATCTCTTGCTTATGTGATTCGTTAGGAGAGAAGCCATCAGACAAGGGTGAGACCACCGTGTTAGCAGCTGATGAAGAGGTGAGGaatcatttaatttttagataagGTACAACATGTGTTTTACTGATTCGGATGTGTGTTAATCTCCAGATTAAGAAAGAACGAGCTAAGTCTCTGTCGGTATTCGGAGGTCTAGTCTCGCCTAAGCTGCGTGGTGCTCAACTATCATTTGAGACTGGTAAACTATTCATTACCACCAACTATACtctcacttaaaaaaaaaaagttccagGTTACAGCTGGTGAAATAAATATCATTTCTCTTTTGCCTTGGGACAGCTCTTGAAACTCTTGTGGAAATAGCCAACACACGATCATCCATGCTAACTGCCTTTGAGCGGATCTCAAAGAAGTAAAGACACAATGTGCCAATGCGTTACCTCAATTTTTTCAGTTTGTAGCTACCACATTCTGTGTATACACACAGTATCTTTTTTTATCAGAATACAGACATTGAGATAAAgaaatatcaaataatatacAACGTTTTGGAGtagtttttttatatgcaaatgAATTCATAAGACAACCGTCTTCTAACGCTTTTGTCTCAACCAAAACATTTTGGGGAAAAACTTTACAAGATTTTTATGAAACAACCATAACTTCACCAATCaagaatatatgaaaaaaaatatttaaaaaaaaaagaatttataatcaaCTGTGGCTAGAAGGAATTTTTCTTGGGGCTTTTATCATCAAAGGAGACTTTGAAGGGACCTGTGGAACCAAACGGGTCTGCATCATCAAACGAGTATCCATGATCCTTTGTACTATTCATTGAGTCGAATCTTGAAAGTGAAGGACCACCAAAGTCTCTGCTACTGTTGATGGAATCAAACCTCGAAAGTTTCTCAGCTCCTCCACCAAAGTCTCTGGAACTGTTGATTGAGTCAAACCTGGAGAAGGCAGCTCCCCCAAAGTCTTTGGAGCTGTTGATGGAATCAAACCGTGACAGTCTCTCGGGCTGGGAGGAGACGCCAGCTTCACTATGGTTGAAGGAGTCGAATCTGGAGAAGCTATCAAAGTTGTTATCTCTGGCTGATGCGTCGCTGAACCTAGGAGGAGAGTTCCCGAATCTCGAGAGTGGAGTGCTGGGAACTGAGTCATCAAATCCAAATGGACCCTTTCTCTGACCAGCAAAGCTTCTTGAAGTTGGAGAATCTGCTCTTCCTGAGTTTTCACCAAAATAATCTCCATCCTGAAAATTTCAATATTATAACGGTAAAACCTTGGAAGACTGTGAAAAGCAATCCCAAATCTAAAAGACACTATGCATTGTGTACTAACCTGGCTTCTTGATGCATCTAATCCCCACACTGAGTCCACATCATCGTTAGTATCAAATGCACTCGCCCAATTCGAGTCATCAAAGAACTCAGAACTTTTTTCATGAGCATAATCTGGAGAAGGGACCTCAGTAGCAGTCCTAGAGACCAGACTGTCTCTAGGACTTCTGCCTGATTCATCTTCGCTCTCATGGTGGTGGTCTGAGGTTTCTGAAAAAGGTCCATAGTTCTCATCTAAATGAGTCGGCGAATCAGGTGGTGGTCCACTACCATCATCCACCGTCCCGTTTTCCTTTTCACCTGACGATTTTTGCTCTTTTGATTTGTCAAATCTTAACGGTATGAGGATTACCAGTCAACGTCCGTGTTATAGGCTTAGCTATAGATTTATAAATGTGTAAGTAACATTGTACCTTCATCTTCAAACTTATCCCATTCTTCATCCCAAAGAGCTGCCCCTTCTTGAATCCCAGGTTGCCAACCTGTAAGTCACAAACATTAACAGTTTCCAGATGATTTGTATGCATATAGAGGGAAAGGAAGAAGTGAAAAGGCGACAGAATCATATGTTAGTACCAGCGGGAAGGTCTACAAGAGCCTTCGACTTAACCTCCAACCCATGTTTCTTGCAACGTTCAGCTAAAGCCTTCATCAGCTCCTCTAGATCTGATTGTATTCTGTCAGCCCGGACCTGAATATGGTCCAGTAAAGCATCAAATCAGGAATGTAAAACAGATACTCAATAGTTTAGGCATCACATTAACATAGAGAGCATGTACCTGAAGTAGACCATCAGCACTACCACCTTGCTCCATGTTCACAATTGCTTGACTCAGTTCCATCTTCCGCCCCTGGATTGGGTTAGCAAAACTGGTACATTAGTTTTCGGCAGTTTATGTTCCCAGCCAAAAGGAATAAGCCATACCTCAATCTCTCGGAACCTGGCCTCTTCAATAGTTAATTTTGATCCTAATTCTGCAACCTGCTTATACTTCTCTTCGTATTTCTTAGCCAACGTTTCAGCCTGCAGCAGAAAATGTTCTGTAATAAGACAAAGATAGCCTCTGAGAAAGGAGTAAACGTATTTTTTAATGTGAATATCACCTCACGC
The sequence above is drawn from the Brassica napus cultivar Da-Ae chromosome A8, Da-Ae, whole genome shotgun sequence genome and encodes:
- the LOC106415506 gene encoding U-box domain-containing protein 44-like: MDGSESDDSSHFERGVDHIYEAFICPLTKEVMHDPVTLENGRTFEREAIEKWFKKCRDGNKPPSCPITSQELSSADVSPSIALRNTIEEWRWRNDAAKLDVARQALFLGNDESDVLQALMNVRQICRSIRSNRQGVRNSQLVRMIIDVLKSNSHKVRYKALQTLQVVVEGDEESKGILAEGDTVRTLVKFLSHEPSKGKEAAVSLLFELSKSEALCEKIGSVNGALILLVGLTSSNSVNVSIVDKAERTLENMERSEEVVRQMASYGRLQPLLGKILEGSPETKHSMTTFLGELSLNNDTKVYIAQTVGSSLVDLMRSGDMTQREAALRALNNISSYEGSAKLLIGIGILPPLIKDLFYVGPNNLPIRLKEVSATILANIVNIGYDFDKATLVSDNRVENLLYLISNTGPSIQCKLLEVLVGLTTCQKTVIHVVSAIKTSGAIISLVQFVEVKENEDLRLASVKLLHNLSPFMSEELADALRGTAGQLDSLVAIISEKIPISEEQAAAAGLLAELPERDLALTREMLSIGAFEKIISKVVGIRQGEIKGMRFERNFLEGLVRILSRITFAFSNETRGITFCREYNVASLFINLIQSNGQDTIQMVSAMALENLSLESINLSHMPDLPPPSCGSIFSCMSRPPVITGLCKIHHGVCSLRETFCLVEGGAVEKLVALLDHENDKVVEASLAALSSLLEDGLDVERGVKILDEADGIRHVLNVLTENRTEKLTRRAVWLVERILRIEDIAREVAEQPNVSASLVDAFQNGDFRTRQIAENALKHIDKIPNFSGIFPNMA
- the LOC106415828 gene encoding coiled-coil domain-containing protein 115-like translates to MAGAEEIEICEGGEESIEAEAKTERGDEKVLLQFLDSLDGYLTLMDSLNSKLREGWFDLASARHSMGTLRINTTLLDLKDHSASSTLQVTDQEVESLGSVHCFALSKWASKGGSGKGKDFSTVADSEMGSPRSPQLRHRGVSGEKPSDKGETTVLAADEEIKKERAKSLSVFGGLVSPKLRGAQLSFETALETLVEIANTRSSMLTAFERISKK